A window from Bubalus kerabau isolate K-KA32 ecotype Philippines breed swamp buffalo chromosome 5, PCC_UOA_SB_1v2, whole genome shotgun sequence encodes these proteins:
- the CCDC89 gene encoding coiled-coil domain-containing protein 89, producing MPQEEAAPRMDTPPSEEPLDKQNRKLEDQEEEMEFKELDGLREALANLRGLSEEDKSERAMLCSRIQEQSQLICILKRRSDEALERCQTLELLNTELEEKRLLEAEELKAKNQQAQKLEERFMTLASNHELMIRFKDEHKRQNAKLREENEKLRLENDQLFSPALKAQEAKVVQLTARSEALAKELETLQRKYAHDVCQAQAREQELLELQNRQACAHTEETEQLRMQLQSLQQQQQEALQQTAKAEQAHSQQNQELRARLQTVTREKEELLLLSMERGKVLQNKQAEIRQLEEKLKMADVARRHALERFEQEAVAVNSNLRVRELQRRVDGIQAAYDELRLQSEAFKKHSLDLLSKERELNAKLRHLFP from the coding sequence ATGCCTCAGGAAGAGGCGGCTCCCAGGATGGACACCCCACCCTCTGAAGAACCCTTAGATAAGCAaaacagaaaactggaagatcAGGAAGAGGAGATGGAGTTTAAGGAGCTGGATGGTCTGAGGGAAGCCTTGGCGAACCTCCGGGGGCTGTCCGAGGAGGACAAGAGTGAGCGGGCGATGCTGTGTTCCCGCATCCAGGAGCAGTCCCAGCTCATCTGCATCCTGAAGCGGAGATCCGACGAGGCCCTGGAGCGCTGCCAGACCCTGGAACTGCTCAATACCGAGCTGGAGGAGAAGAGGCTGCTGGAGGCCGAGGAGCTGAAGGCCAAAAATCAGCAGGCCCAGAAGCTGGAGGAACGCTTTATGACCCTGGCCTCCAACCACGAGTTGATGATCCGCTTCAAGGATGAACACAAAAGGCAGAACGCCAAGCTGCGAGAGGAGAACGAGAAGCTGAGGCTGGAGAATGACCAGCTCTTCAGCCCAGCACTAAAGGCCCAGGAGGCCAAAGTGGTGCAGCTCACAGCCCGGAGCGAGGCCCTCGCCAAGGAGCTGGAGACCCTGCAACGGAAGTACGCCCATGATGTCTGCCAGGCCCAGGCCCGAGAGCAGGAGCTGCTGGAGCTGCAGAACCGGCAGGCCTGCGCCCACACTGAGGAGACCGAGCAGCTGCGCATGCAGCTGCAGAgcctccagcagcagcagcaggaagccctGCAGCAGACGGCGAAGGCCGAGCAGGCACACAGCCAGCAGAACCAGGAGCTGCGGGCCCGGCTGCAGACAGTCACTCGGGAGaaagaggagctgctgctgctgtccatggagagGGGCAAGGTGCTTCAGAACAAGCAAGCGGAGATCCGCCAGCTGGAGGAGAAGCTGAAGATGGCCGACGTGGCCAGGAGGCACGCGCTCGAGCGCTTTGAGCAAGAGGCCGTGGCCGTGAACAGCAACTTGCGAGTCCGGGAGCTTCAGCGCAGGGTGGATGGCATCCAGGCCGCCTATGATGAACTCAGGCTGCAGTCCGAAGCTTTCAAAAAGCACAGCCTGGATCTTTTAAGCAAGGAGAGAGAGCTCAATGCCAAACTCCGCCATCTCTTTCCATAA